A genomic segment from Salmo trutta chromosome 38, fSalTru1.1, whole genome shotgun sequence encodes:
- the LOC115178788 gene encoding (E3-independent) E2 ubiquitin-conjugating enzyme UBE2O isoform X1 translates to MAEPVASDTALSPAVSPGSEPPSMALSPSAGGSQRLLFSHDLVSGRYRDLVRFGLVRMIQGEEEFDSDSDLEDGGGRGGGGGGGCIPCNSDTESSVVDSLAPLGRGFVRVQWYPEGGKQDIRETKLKLIDRSIVIRDIVRRMNSNDNQCGIVTNIDIECAVKLVGTNCVLYPVNSKDLHHIWSFMYGDYIAYDFWLGKVYDLTNHIILKLSNGARCSMNVEDGAKLYDVCPHVSDSGLFFDETYGFYPGQVLIGPAKVFSNVQWLSGVKPVLRKKSKFRVVVEEVQVAELKVTWITKSYSPKGTDSVYPPPSTISQENLCRVKRLGYYDHTQRQLGERALYVFPAKGDTTHITCEWPDGAPGLPEDPVARKLKRMFKKESLVKKTSENAETQGANQHSTDKTDSLCGDLKPDNTHPDSTDHTALPRPHHPNNGPNHALQPLTLCAPPSDPWPEPAEQDADDEAGAEDTDDTLSLTSSASSTASSQSGGLGGLNRKKSIPLSIRNLKRKHKKKRTKFSREFKPGDRVAVEVVSTKTSADVLWKDGRMETLIRSNDLIPIQHLDNHEFCPGDFVVDKRPQAPTDPGVYGIIQSGDHKGRTCAVKWIKLNASSDDVEVTGEEEDVSVYDIADHPDFHFRTTDIVIRIGNSENGRNTECENDTSVGQVFRVDVSSKVEVVWADNSMTIVLPQVLMHLYNVESEIEETDYDSVEESSSGLSTEEWEDESDSWETDNGLTANEDDQHPANDDTATPAPTPTGSSPFIIPPEEGGKAGAPTPTKPPNSSEDLEGAGAIVSPGTGAGGATPGAGGGDAAEKLPGKEGTPRGFRELKEALKILESLKNMTVEQLWTGGSPTSPTSGAAPAANGTNAATAITPEKPTKEKRFLDDIKKLQENLRKTLDNVAIVEEERMVVEGGAGGGGSTEGGERGGEERPQEEAAAAAKTPGTAPEWPSDTPVLCQQSGGKPGVTFTSAKGEVFSVLEWSPDTHTFKKMEFQPAEAKKFFSTVRKEMALLATSLPDGIMVKTFEDRMDLFSALIKGPTRTPYEDGLFVFDIQLPNIYPSVPPLFRYLSQCSGRLNPNLYDNGKVCVSLLGTWIGKGTERWTSKSSLLQVLISIQGLILVNEPYYNEAGFDSDRGLQEGYENSRCYNEMALIKMVQSMTQLLQTPIEVFQQEIRQHFTSSGWRLVHRLEAWLELHELAERGPPPRPSRDRPPSVGPLDETLLLDLLAHSTPNKPQGTRDEELEDSGLSLSTTTAASQQELSQNLDCDGAVSASEVAGASVVVSGSVKGATSDTVGGTQPAVRPKKRRKSYRSFLPERSGYPDIGFPLFPLSKGFVKSVRSVLLQYRAALAATSIPDHIEDK, encoded by the exons CTGAAACTTATAGATCGATCCATCGTTATCCGAGACATTGTGCGGCGGATGAATTCTAAC GACAACCAGTGTGGCATCGTGACCAACATCGACATAGAGTGTGCTGTAAAACTAGTGGGGACCAACTGTGTCCTTTACCCTGTCAACAGTAAAGACCTACATCACATCTGG TCTTTCATGTATGGGGACTACATAGCCTACGACTTCTGGCTGGGGAAGGTGTACGACCTGACCAACCACATAATCCTCAAGCTTTCCAATGGCGCCAG gTGTTCCATGAATGTGGAGGACGGCGCCAAGCTGTACGACGTCTGTCCGCATGTCAGTGACTCG GGTCTGTTCTTCGACGAGACCTATGGTTTCTACCCAGGCCAGGTGCTTATCGGGCCGGCCAAAGTCTTCTCCAATGTCCAGTGGCTCTCCGGGGTCAAGCCCGTACTCCGCAAGAAGAGCAAGTTCAGGGTGGTGGTCGAAGag gtcCAGGTGGCGGAGCTGAAGGTGACGTGGATCACCAAGAGTTACTCCCCCAAGGGCACGGACAGCGTCTACCCCCCTCCGTCCACCATCTCCCAGGAGAACCTCTGCAG AGTGAAGCGTCTGGGCTACTACGACCACACCCAGAGGCAGCTGGGGGAGAGGGCCCTGTACGTGTTCCCAGCCAAGGGAGACACCACACACATCACCTGTGAGTGGCCCGACGGGGCCCCCGGACTCCCAGAGGACCCCGTAGCCAGGAAG TTGAAAAGAATGTTCAAGAAGGAGTCGTTAGTGAAGAAGACCAGTGAGAATGCAGAGACACAAGGTGCAAACCAGCACTCCACCGACAAGACGGACAGCCTTTGCG GTGACCTCAAGCCTGACAACACCCACCCAGACTCCACTGACCACACCGCCCTCCCCCGCCCTCACCACCCCAACAACGGCCCCAACCACGCCCTCCAGCCCTTGACCCTGTGCGCTCCTCCCTCTGACCCATGGCCCGAGCCCGCGGAGCAGGACGCAGATGATGAGGCAGGGGCGGAGGACACGGACGACACCTTGTCGCTGACGTCGTCGGCGAGCAGCACGGCATCGTCGCAGAGTGGTGGTCTGGGGGGCCTGAACAGGAAGAAGAGCATCCCTCTGTCCATCCGCAACCTGAAGAGGAAGCACAAGAAGAAGAGGACCAAGTTCTCTCGCGAGTTCAAGCCCGGCGACAG GGTGGCTGTTGAGGTGGTGTCCACCAAGACCTCGGCCGACGTCCTCTGGAAGGACGGCCGTATGGAGACCCTCATCCGCTCCAATGACCTCATCCCCATCCAGCACCTAGACAACCATGAGTTCTGCCCCGGAGACTTTGTTGTCGATAAACGAC CCCAAGCCCCTACGGACCCGGGCGTGTACGGGATCATCCAGTCGGGCGACCACAAAGGCAGGACGTGCGCTGTGAAGTGGATCAAACTCAACGCCTCCAGCGACGACGTGGAG GTcacaggagaagaggaggatgttagtGTGTACGACATCGCCGACCACCCAGACTTCCACTTCCGTACCACTGATATCGTCATCAGGATAGGGAACTCTGAGAACGGGCGGAATACGGAGTGCGAGAACGAT ACGTCAGTAGGTCAGGTCTTCAGAGTGGACGTGAgcagcaaggtggaggtggtgtgGGCCGACAACTCCATGACCATCGTCCTACCACAGGTACTCATG CACCTGTACAACGTGGAGTCTGAGATCGAGGAGACTGACTATGACTCTGTGGAGGAGAGCAGCAGTGGCCTGTCCACGGAGGAGTGGGAGGACGAGAGCGACAGCTGGGAGACTGACAACGGCCTGACCGCCAACGAGGACGACCAGCACCCCGCCAACGACGACACCGCCACCCCGGCCCCCACCCCCACCGGCTCCAGCCCCTTCATCATCCCCCCAGAGGAGGGTGGCAAAGCAGGGGCCCCCACCCCCACCAAGCCACCTAACTCCTCAGAGGACCTGGAGGGAGCTGGGGCTATAGTCAGCCCAGGCACTGGTGCTGGGGGAGCCACTCCTGGAGCAGGAGGGGGTGATGCCGCAGAGAAGCTCCCCGGGAAAGAGGGCACGCCGCGGGGCTTCCGTGAACTCAAGGAGGCCCTGAAGATTCTGGAGAGCCTGAAGAACATGACGGTAGAGCAGCTGTGGACCGGCGGCTCGCCTACCTCGCCCACGTCCGGTGCCGCGCCCGCCGCCAACGGGACTAACGCCGCCACTGCCATCACGCCAGAGAAGCCCACCAAGGAGAAGCGCTTCCTGGATGACATCAAGAAGCTCCAGGAGAACCTGAGGAAGACCCTAGACAATGTGGCCATCGTGGAGGAGGAGCGGATGGTGGTGGAGGGCGGGGCAGGAGGAGGTGGGAGTacggagggaggggaaagagggggCGAAGAAAGGCCCCAGGAGGAGGCGGCGGCGGCGGCGAAGACGCCAGGCACGGCGCCAGAGTGGCCAAGCGATACGCCTGTTCTGTGCCAACAGAGTGGTGGCAAGCCCGGAGTCACCTTCACCAGTGCCAAGGGAGAGGTGTTCTCTGTGCTGGAGTGGTCACCAG ACACCCACACCTTTAAGAAGATGGAGTTCCAGCCGGCCGAGGCCAAGAAGTTTTTCAGCACCGTGAGGAAGGAGATGGCTCTGCTGGCCACCTCGCTGCCCGACGGCATCATGGTCAAAACCTTCGAGGACCGCATG GACCTGTTCTCGGCCCTGATCAAGGGGCCCACGCGCACCCCTTACGAGGACGGCCTGTTCGTCTTCGACATCCAGCTACCAAATATTTACCCGTCGGTGCCGCCCCTCTTCCGCTACCTGTCACAGTGCAGCGGGCGCCTCAACCCCAACCTCTACGACAACGGCAAGGTCTGTGTCAGCCTGCTGGGCACCTGGATTGGCAAG GGTACAGAGAGGTGGACCAGCAAGTCTAGCCTGCTGCAAGTGCTTATCTCCATCCAAG GCCTGATCCTGGTCAACGAGCCCTACTACAATGAGGCAGGTTTCGACAGTGACCGGGGCCTGCAGGAGGGCTATGAGAACAGTCGCTGCTACAACGAGATGGCCCTCATCAAGATGGTGCAGTCCATGACCCAGCTGCTGCAGACTCCCATAGAG GTGTTCCAGCAGGAGATCCGGCAGCACTTCACCTCCAGCGGCTGGCGCCTGGTGCACCGCCTGGAGGCCTGGCTGGAGCTCCACGAGTTAGCCGAGAGGGGCCCTCCGCCAAGACCATCCCGGGACAGGCCTCCCTCAGTGGGGCCTCTAGACGAGACGCTCCTCTTGGATCTTCTGGCCCACAGCACCCCCAACAAGCCCCAGGGCACCAGGGATGAAGAGCTGGAGGACTCTGGCCTGAGCCTTTCCACCACCACCGCCGCCTCCCAGCAGGAGCTCAGCCAGAACTTGGACTGCGACGGCGCTGTCTCGGCCAGTGAGGTAGCCGGGGCGAGTGTGGTGGTCTCCGGGTCTGTTAAGGGGGCCACCTCAGACACTGTGGGCGGCACCCAACCGGCGGTGCGACCAAAGAAGCGTAGGAAGAGCTACCGGAGCTTCCTGCCTGAGCGGAGCGGGTACCCGGACATTGGcttccccctctttcctctctccaagGGCTTTGTGAAGAGCGTGCGCAGCGTGCTGCTGCAGTACCGGGCCGCCCTGGCCGCCACCTCCATCCCCGACCACATAGAGGACAAGTGA
- the LOC115178788 gene encoding (E3-independent) E2 ubiquitin-conjugating enzyme UBE2O isoform X2, translating to MAEPVASDTALSPAVSPGSEPPSMALSPSAGGSQRLLFSHDLVSGRYRDLVRFGLVRMIQGEEEFDSDSDLEDGGGRGGGGGGGCIPCNSDTESSVVDSLAPLGRGFVRVQWYPEGGKQDIRETKLKLIDRSIVIRDIVRRMNSNDNQCGIVTNIDIECAVKLVGTNCVLYPVNSKDLHHIWSFMYGDYIAYDFWLGKVYDLTNHIILKLSNGARCSMNVEDGAKLYDVCPHVSDSGLFFDETYGFYPGQVLIGPAKVFSNVQWLSGVKPVLRKKSKFRVVVEEVQVAELKVTWITKSYSPKGTDSVYPPPSTISQENLCRVKRLGYYDHTQRQLGERALYVFPAKGDTTHITCEWPDGAPGLPEDPVARKLKRMFKKESLVKKTSENAETQGANQHSTDKTDSLCGDLKPDNTHPDSTDHTALPRPHHPNNGPNHALQPLTLCAPPSDPWPEPAEQDADDEAGAEDTDDTLSLTSSASSTASSQSGGLGGLNRKKSIPLSIRNLKRKHKKKRTKFSREFKPGDRVAVEVVSTKTSADVLWKDGRMETLIRSNDLIPIQHLDNHEFCPGDFVVDKRPQAPTDPGVYGIIQSGDHKGRTCAVKWIKLNASSDDVEVTGEEEDVSVYDIADHPDFHFRTTDIVIRIGNSENGRNTECENDTSVGQVFRVDVSSKVEVVWADNSMTIVLPQHLYNVESEIEETDYDSVEESSSGLSTEEWEDESDSWETDNGLTANEDDQHPANDDTATPAPTPTGSSPFIIPPEEGGKAGAPTPTKPPNSSEDLEGAGAIVSPGTGAGGATPGAGGGDAAEKLPGKEGTPRGFRELKEALKILESLKNMTVEQLWTGGSPTSPTSGAAPAANGTNAATAITPEKPTKEKRFLDDIKKLQENLRKTLDNVAIVEEERMVVEGGAGGGGSTEGGERGGEERPQEEAAAAAKTPGTAPEWPSDTPVLCQQSGGKPGVTFTSAKGEVFSVLEWSPDTHTFKKMEFQPAEAKKFFSTVRKEMALLATSLPDGIMVKTFEDRMDLFSALIKGPTRTPYEDGLFVFDIQLPNIYPSVPPLFRYLSQCSGRLNPNLYDNGKVCVSLLGTWIGKGTERWTSKSSLLQVLISIQGLILVNEPYYNEAGFDSDRGLQEGYENSRCYNEMALIKMVQSMTQLLQTPIEVFQQEIRQHFTSSGWRLVHRLEAWLELHELAERGPPPRPSRDRPPSVGPLDETLLLDLLAHSTPNKPQGTRDEELEDSGLSLSTTTAASQQELSQNLDCDGAVSASEVAGASVVVSGSVKGATSDTVGGTQPAVRPKKRRKSYRSFLPERSGYPDIGFPLFPLSKGFVKSVRSVLLQYRAALAATSIPDHIEDK from the exons CTGAAACTTATAGATCGATCCATCGTTATCCGAGACATTGTGCGGCGGATGAATTCTAAC GACAACCAGTGTGGCATCGTGACCAACATCGACATAGAGTGTGCTGTAAAACTAGTGGGGACCAACTGTGTCCTTTACCCTGTCAACAGTAAAGACCTACATCACATCTGG TCTTTCATGTATGGGGACTACATAGCCTACGACTTCTGGCTGGGGAAGGTGTACGACCTGACCAACCACATAATCCTCAAGCTTTCCAATGGCGCCAG gTGTTCCATGAATGTGGAGGACGGCGCCAAGCTGTACGACGTCTGTCCGCATGTCAGTGACTCG GGTCTGTTCTTCGACGAGACCTATGGTTTCTACCCAGGCCAGGTGCTTATCGGGCCGGCCAAAGTCTTCTCCAATGTCCAGTGGCTCTCCGGGGTCAAGCCCGTACTCCGCAAGAAGAGCAAGTTCAGGGTGGTGGTCGAAGag gtcCAGGTGGCGGAGCTGAAGGTGACGTGGATCACCAAGAGTTACTCCCCCAAGGGCACGGACAGCGTCTACCCCCCTCCGTCCACCATCTCCCAGGAGAACCTCTGCAG AGTGAAGCGTCTGGGCTACTACGACCACACCCAGAGGCAGCTGGGGGAGAGGGCCCTGTACGTGTTCCCAGCCAAGGGAGACACCACACACATCACCTGTGAGTGGCCCGACGGGGCCCCCGGACTCCCAGAGGACCCCGTAGCCAGGAAG TTGAAAAGAATGTTCAAGAAGGAGTCGTTAGTGAAGAAGACCAGTGAGAATGCAGAGACACAAGGTGCAAACCAGCACTCCACCGACAAGACGGACAGCCTTTGCG GTGACCTCAAGCCTGACAACACCCACCCAGACTCCACTGACCACACCGCCCTCCCCCGCCCTCACCACCCCAACAACGGCCCCAACCACGCCCTCCAGCCCTTGACCCTGTGCGCTCCTCCCTCTGACCCATGGCCCGAGCCCGCGGAGCAGGACGCAGATGATGAGGCAGGGGCGGAGGACACGGACGACACCTTGTCGCTGACGTCGTCGGCGAGCAGCACGGCATCGTCGCAGAGTGGTGGTCTGGGGGGCCTGAACAGGAAGAAGAGCATCCCTCTGTCCATCCGCAACCTGAAGAGGAAGCACAAGAAGAAGAGGACCAAGTTCTCTCGCGAGTTCAAGCCCGGCGACAG GGTGGCTGTTGAGGTGGTGTCCACCAAGACCTCGGCCGACGTCCTCTGGAAGGACGGCCGTATGGAGACCCTCATCCGCTCCAATGACCTCATCCCCATCCAGCACCTAGACAACCATGAGTTCTGCCCCGGAGACTTTGTTGTCGATAAACGAC CCCAAGCCCCTACGGACCCGGGCGTGTACGGGATCATCCAGTCGGGCGACCACAAAGGCAGGACGTGCGCTGTGAAGTGGATCAAACTCAACGCCTCCAGCGACGACGTGGAG GTcacaggagaagaggaggatgttagtGTGTACGACATCGCCGACCACCCAGACTTCCACTTCCGTACCACTGATATCGTCATCAGGATAGGGAACTCTGAGAACGGGCGGAATACGGAGTGCGAGAACGAT ACGTCAGTAGGTCAGGTCTTCAGAGTGGACGTGAgcagcaaggtggaggtggtgtgGGCCGACAACTCCATGACCATCGTCCTACCACAG CACCTGTACAACGTGGAGTCTGAGATCGAGGAGACTGACTATGACTCTGTGGAGGAGAGCAGCAGTGGCCTGTCCACGGAGGAGTGGGAGGACGAGAGCGACAGCTGGGAGACTGACAACGGCCTGACCGCCAACGAGGACGACCAGCACCCCGCCAACGACGACACCGCCACCCCGGCCCCCACCCCCACCGGCTCCAGCCCCTTCATCATCCCCCCAGAGGAGGGTGGCAAAGCAGGGGCCCCCACCCCCACCAAGCCACCTAACTCCTCAGAGGACCTGGAGGGAGCTGGGGCTATAGTCAGCCCAGGCACTGGTGCTGGGGGAGCCACTCCTGGAGCAGGAGGGGGTGATGCCGCAGAGAAGCTCCCCGGGAAAGAGGGCACGCCGCGGGGCTTCCGTGAACTCAAGGAGGCCCTGAAGATTCTGGAGAGCCTGAAGAACATGACGGTAGAGCAGCTGTGGACCGGCGGCTCGCCTACCTCGCCCACGTCCGGTGCCGCGCCCGCCGCCAACGGGACTAACGCCGCCACTGCCATCACGCCAGAGAAGCCCACCAAGGAGAAGCGCTTCCTGGATGACATCAAGAAGCTCCAGGAGAACCTGAGGAAGACCCTAGACAATGTGGCCATCGTGGAGGAGGAGCGGATGGTGGTGGAGGGCGGGGCAGGAGGAGGTGGGAGTacggagggaggggaaagagggggCGAAGAAAGGCCCCAGGAGGAGGCGGCGGCGGCGGCGAAGACGCCAGGCACGGCGCCAGAGTGGCCAAGCGATACGCCTGTTCTGTGCCAACAGAGTGGTGGCAAGCCCGGAGTCACCTTCACCAGTGCCAAGGGAGAGGTGTTCTCTGTGCTGGAGTGGTCACCAG ACACCCACACCTTTAAGAAGATGGAGTTCCAGCCGGCCGAGGCCAAGAAGTTTTTCAGCACCGTGAGGAAGGAGATGGCTCTGCTGGCCACCTCGCTGCCCGACGGCATCATGGTCAAAACCTTCGAGGACCGCATG GACCTGTTCTCGGCCCTGATCAAGGGGCCCACGCGCACCCCTTACGAGGACGGCCTGTTCGTCTTCGACATCCAGCTACCAAATATTTACCCGTCGGTGCCGCCCCTCTTCCGCTACCTGTCACAGTGCAGCGGGCGCCTCAACCCCAACCTCTACGACAACGGCAAGGTCTGTGTCAGCCTGCTGGGCACCTGGATTGGCAAG GGTACAGAGAGGTGGACCAGCAAGTCTAGCCTGCTGCAAGTGCTTATCTCCATCCAAG GCCTGATCCTGGTCAACGAGCCCTACTACAATGAGGCAGGTTTCGACAGTGACCGGGGCCTGCAGGAGGGCTATGAGAACAGTCGCTGCTACAACGAGATGGCCCTCATCAAGATGGTGCAGTCCATGACCCAGCTGCTGCAGACTCCCATAGAG GTGTTCCAGCAGGAGATCCGGCAGCACTTCACCTCCAGCGGCTGGCGCCTGGTGCACCGCCTGGAGGCCTGGCTGGAGCTCCACGAGTTAGCCGAGAGGGGCCCTCCGCCAAGACCATCCCGGGACAGGCCTCCCTCAGTGGGGCCTCTAGACGAGACGCTCCTCTTGGATCTTCTGGCCCACAGCACCCCCAACAAGCCCCAGGGCACCAGGGATGAAGAGCTGGAGGACTCTGGCCTGAGCCTTTCCACCACCACCGCCGCCTCCCAGCAGGAGCTCAGCCAGAACTTGGACTGCGACGGCGCTGTCTCGGCCAGTGAGGTAGCCGGGGCGAGTGTGGTGGTCTCCGGGTCTGTTAAGGGGGCCACCTCAGACACTGTGGGCGGCACCCAACCGGCGGTGCGACCAAAGAAGCGTAGGAAGAGCTACCGGAGCTTCCTGCCTGAGCGGAGCGGGTACCCGGACATTGGcttccccctctttcctctctccaagGGCTTTGTGAAGAGCGTGCGCAGCGTGCTGCTGCAGTACCGGGCCGCCCTGGCCGCCACCTCCATCCCCGACCACATAGAGGACAAGTGA